A portion of the Juglans microcarpa x Juglans regia isolate MS1-56 chromosome 1D, Jm3101_v1.0, whole genome shotgun sequence genome contains these proteins:
- the LOC121251850 gene encoding uncharacterized protein LOC121251850 — protein MYKDVRSISTFNSGGRSPCQIFKGTNHQALDCFWRMNSSFQGHHPPTELASMIADINAEFLNCQWLADSSANAHVTNNAENLDGNETVGIGQSDGNHAPLRSK, from the exons ATGTACAAGGACGTTCGCTCTATTTCCACTTTCAACTCTGGTGGCCGTTCTCCTTGCCAGATTTTCAAGGGCACTAATCATCAGGCGTTGGACTGTTTTTGGAGGATGAATTCTTCATTTCAAGGACATCATCCTCCTACAGAGCTGGCATCCATGATTGCTGATATTAATGCAGAATTTCTGAATTGCCAATGGCTTGCAGACAGTAGTGCTAATGCACACGTTACTAATAATGCTGAGAATCTTGATGGTAATGAGACTGTCGGTATAG GACAATCAGATGGGAATCACGCTCCTTTAAGGTCGAAGTGA
- the LOC121251830 gene encoding low affinity inorganic phosphate transporter 1-like, with protein MAKELQVLNALDVAKTQWYHFTAIVIAGMGFFTDAYDLFCISLVTKLLGRLYYYKEGSPNPGSLPSNVSAAVNGVAFCGTLAGQLFFGWLGDKMGRKRVYGMTLMLMVICSIACGLSFGKNPDSVMATLCFFRFWLGFGIGGDYPLSATIMSEYANKKTRGAFIAAVFAMQGFGILAGGMVAIIVSAAFKAKYPASAYQVDPIGSTPPEADYVWRIIVMFGAVPAALTYYWRMKMPETARYTALVARNAKQAAADMSKVLQVELEADQEKIEDRGRGNDFGLFSMQFVRRHGLHLVGTTTTWFLLDIAFYSQNLFQKDIFSAIGWIPKAKEMSALDEVFRIARAQTLIALCSTVPGYWFTVAFIDKIGRFAIQLMGFFFMTVFMFALAIPYHHWTIKANRIGFVVIYSLTFFFANFGPNATTFVVPAEIFPARLRSTCHGISAAAGKAGAIVGAFGFQYAEKGIGVRNTLITLGVVNFLGIVFTFLVPESKGRSLEEMSGEAGEENGAATEPKKLAGQDLRT; from the coding sequence ATGGCTAAGGAACTGCAAGTGCTTAATGCTCTTGATGTTGCCAAAACACAATGGTACCATTTCACAGCAATCGTGATCGCTGGCATGGGCTTTTTCACTGATGCATATGATCTCTTTTGCATCTCTCTTGTGACCAAACTGTTGGGCCGCTTGTACTACTACAAGGAAGGCTCTCCAAATCCTGGCTCTCTACCTTCAAATGTCTCGGCTGCTGTTAATGGTGTTGCCTTTTGTGGAACCCTTGCAGGCCAGCTCTTCTTTGGCTGGCTCGGTGATAAAATGGGCCGCAAACGTGTCTATGGCATGACCCTCATGCTTATGGTCATTTGCTCAATTGCCTGTGGCCTTTCCTTCGGGAAAAATCCCGATTCTGTTATGGCTACATTATGCTTCTTCAGGTTCTGGCTTGGATTTGGCATTGGAGGTGACTACCCGCTTTCTGCCACTATCATGTCCGAGTATGCTAACAAAAAGACACGTGGAGCCTTTATCGCTGCAGTGTTTGCAATGCAAGGTTTTGGAATTCTGGCTGGTGGGATGGTTGCTATTATAGTTTCAGCAGCTTTCAAGGCCAAATACCCTGCCTCAGCTTATCAAGTTGATCCAATTGGTTCCACTCCTCCAGAAGCTGATTATGTTTGGCGCATAATTGTAATGTTCGGTGCAGTCCCAGCTGCTCTTACTTATTACTGGCGCATGAAAATGCCTGAAACTGCTCGATACACTGCCTTGGTTGCAAGGAATGCCAAACAGGCAGCTGCTGATATGTCCAAAGTTTTGCAGGTTGAATTGGAAGCAGATCAGGAGAAAATTGAGGACAGAGGACGAGGAAATGATTTTGGATTGTTCTCTATGCAGTTTGTTCGCCGTCATGGGCTTCATTTGGTTGGAACCACAACCACTTGGTTCTTGCTAGATATTGCTTTCTACAGCCAGAATCTATTTCAGAAGGACATTTTCAGCGCCATTGGTTGGATTCCTAAGGCAAAAGAAATGAGCGCCCTTGATGAGGTATTCCGAATTGCGAGGGCACAAACTCTTATAGCTCTATGCAGCACTGTGCCAGGATATTGGTTTACCGTGGCTTTCATTGATAAGATCGGGAGGTTCGCAATTCAATTGATGGGGTTTTTCTTCATGACTGTCTTCATGTTTGCCTTGGCCATTCCTTACCATCACTGGACCATAAAAGCCAACCGAATTGGGTTTGTTGTTATCTACTCCCTCACATTTTTCTTTGCCAATTTTGGTCCAAATGCCACCACATTCGTGGTCCCTGCAGAGATTTTCCCAGCAAGGCTAAGGTCAACATGTCATGGTATATCAGCTGCAGCCGGAAAGGCTGGGGCAATAGTTGGGGCATTTGGATTTCAGTATGCAGAAAAGGGTATTGGAGTAAGAAATACACTCATAACCCTCGGTGTGGTCAACTTCCTTGGAATTGTGTTTACATTCTTGGTGCCTGAATCGAAAGGAAGATCATTGGAGGAAATGTCTGGTGAAGCTGGGGAAGAAAATGGAGCTGCTACAGAGCCAAAGAAGTTGGCTGGTCAAGACCTTAGAACTTAA
- the LOC121251842 gene encoding uncharacterized protein LOC121251842 — translation MFQGGGTTARLMLDLWPSLQLDGWEIDGILIDKAREYLGLSYLEKHTVAGGILNVHIGDALSQLVNVSEGYAGIVIDLFSEGKVLPQLQEVNTWLELTDRLMPKGRLMVNCGGINEVSVVTDGVPRPETSSIDGH, via the exons ATGTTTCAGGGTGGTGGAACTACTGCTCGGCTAATGCTTGACTTGTGGCCTTCATTGCAACTTGATGGCTGGGAGATTGATGGAATT ttgATCGATAAAGCAAGAGAATATCTTGGGCTGTCATATCTTGAGAAACATACTGTAGCTGGTGGCATCCTTAATGTTCATATCGGTGATGCCCTTTCACAATTAGTTAATGTGTCTGAAGGATATGCTG GCATTGTAATTGACTTGTTTTCTGAAGGAAAAGTATTGCCACAGTTGCAAGAG GTCAATACTTGGTTAGAATTGACTGATAGATTGATGCCCAAGGGTCGTCTCATGGTGAACTGCGGTGGCATCAATGAAGTATCTGTTGTGACAGATGGAGTGCCTCGTCCTGAGACTTCTTCAATTGATGGCCACTAA
- the LOC121251817 gene encoding low affinity inorganic phosphate transporter 1-like yields the protein MARELGVLNALDGAKTQWYHFTAIVIAGMGFFTDAYDLFCISLVTKLLGRIYYTAEGSAKPGTLPPNVADAVTGVAFCGTLAGQLFFGWLGDKLGRKRVYGITLLLMVFCAVASGLSFGHSAKSVMATLCFFRFWLGFGIGGDYPLSATIMSEYANKKTRGAFIAAVFAMQGFGNLTGGIVAIIVSTAFDHAYNAPSYEVDAAASLPSQADYVWRIIVMFGAIPAALTYYWRMKMPETARYTALVAKNAKQAAQDMSKVLQVELEAEVEKTERYSQDPGNSFGLFSKEFRKRHGLHLVGTTVCWFLLDIAFYSQNLFQKDIFSAIGWIPASQTMSAIEEVFKIARAQTLIALCGLIPGYWFTVAFIDILGRFTIQLMGFFFMTVFMFALAIPYHHWTLKENRIGFLVMYSLTFFFANFGPNATTFILPAEIFPARLRSTCHGISAAAGKAGAIVGAFGFLYAAQSTNPAKTDAGYPPGIGVKNSLLMLGGINFLGMLFTLLVPETKGKSLEELTGENEEERSNLRTVPE from the coding sequence ATGGCTAGAGAACTGGGAGTGCTTAATGCACTAGATGGTGCAAAGACCCAATGGTACCATTTCACGGCAATCGTGATTGCCGGAATGGGGTTTTTCACGGATGCATATGACCTTTTCTGCATTTCCCTTGTAACCAAGTTACTCGGCCGCATATACTACACAGCTGAAGGCTCAGCAAAGCCAGGAACATTGCCTCCCAACGTAGCGGATGCTGTGACTGGTGTCGCATTTTGTGGCACCTTAGCTGGCCAGCTCTTTTTCGGCTGGCTAGGTGACAAGCTGGGCCGCAAAAGGGTCTATGGGATAACCCTACTTCTCATGGTTTTTTGCGCAGTTGCATCAGGGCTCTCGTTCGGGCACTCGGCAAAGAGTGTCATGGCCACGCTCTGTTTCTTCCGGTTCTGGCTTGGCTTTGGCATTGGCGGTGACTATCCCCTTTCAGCTACAATCATGTCTGAATATGCCAACAAAAAGACTCGCGGGGCTTTTATCGCTGCAGTTTTTGCCATGCAAGGCTTTGGAAATTTGACTGGTGGGATTGTTGCTATTATAGTATCAACCGCCTTCGATCACGCATACAATGCTCCTTCATACGAGGTTGATGCAGCAGCCTCCCTACCATCACAGGCCGATTACGTTTGGCGCATAATTGTAATGTTTGGAGCCATCCCCGCCGCGCTCACCTACTACTGGCGCATGAAAATGCCTGAGACGGCCCGTTATACCGCCCTGGTTGCAAAGAACGCAAAACAGGCCGCGCAAGACATGTCTAAGGTATTACAGGTGGAGCTCGAAGCCGAAGTGGAGAAGACAGAAAGGTATTCTCAAGACCCAGGCAATTCGTTCGGTTTATTCTCCAAGGAATTCAGGAAACGACACGGGCTTCACTTGGTCGGTACCACTGTTTGTTGGTTCTTGTTGGACATAGCCTTCTATAGCCAAAATCTTTTCCAAAAGGACATCTTCAGCGCTATTGGGTGGATTCCGGCGTCGCAGACGATGAGTGCTATTGAAGAGGTTTTCAAGATTGCAAGAGCGCAAACACTTATTGCATTGTGCGGTCTCATTCCTGGGTATTGGTTTACAGTGGCCTTCATCGATATTTTGGGACGATTCACGATTCAATTGATGGGTTTCTTCTTCATGACTGTCTTCATGTTTGCACTAGCTATCCCTTACCATCATTGGACCTTGAAGGAAAACCGAATTGGGTTCCTTGTGATGTACTCCCTCACCTTCTTCTTCGCAAACTTTGGGCCAAATGCCACCACGTTTATTTTGCCAGCAGAAATTTTCCCCGCAAGGCTAAGGTCTACTTGTCATGGAATATCAGCTGCAGCCGGAAAGGCTGGAGCCATCGTTGGTGCCTTCGGATTTTTGTATGCTGCCCAAAGCACGAACCCGGCCAAGACTGACGCAGGATACCCACCTGGTATTGGAGTAAAGAACTCGCTTCTTATGCTTGGAGGCATTAACTTCTTGGGAATGTTATTTACGTTATTGGTGCCAGAAACCAAGGGAAAATCGCTCGAGGAACTGACGGGCGAGAATGAGGAGGAAAGATCTAATTTAAGGACCGTTCCAGAGTGA
- the LOC121251811 gene encoding low affinity inorganic phosphate transporter 1-like: MAGDKLIVLDALDKARTQLYHFTAIVIAGMGFFTDAYDLFCISLVSKLLGRIYYTKEGAPKPGTLPPNVADAVNGVALCGTLAGQLFFGWLGDKLGRKKVYGITLVLMVVCSVASGLSFGHSANSVMATLCFFRFWLGFGIGGDYPLSATIMSEYANKKTRGAFIAAVFAMQGFGILGGGIVALIVSSAFKNKYDPPAYRVDAAASLPSQSDYVWRIILMFGALPAALTYYWRMKMPETARYTALVAKNAKQAAADMSKVLQVNIEAEEEKIDRLAVEPSNSFGLFSKEFAKRHGLHLLGTTTTWFLLDIAFYSQNLFQKDIFSKIGWIPSSETMSALDEVFKIARAQTLIALFSTVPGYWFTVAFIDYMGRFAIQLMGFFFMTVFMFALAIPYNHWIQKSNRIGFVIIYALTFFFANFGPNSTTFIVPAEIFPARLRSTCHGISAASGKAGAIVGAFGFLYAAQSQDPAKVDAGYPTGIGVKNSLLVLGGINFLGMLFTLLVPESKGKSLEELTGENEDESGDISEQTAGARTVPV, encoded by the coding sequence ATGGCTGGCGACAAATTGATAGTGCTTGATGCACTTGATAAGGCCAGGACTCAATTGTACCATTTCACGGCAATTGTAATTGCCGGAATGGGCTTTTTCACAGATGCATACGATCTGTTCTGCATCTCCCTCGTCTCCAAGTTACTCGGCCGGATTTACTACACTAAAGAAGGCGCACCAAAGCCCGGCACGTTGCCTCCAAATGTGGCTGATGCTGTTAACGGTGTGGCACTTTGTGGCACATTGGCCGGCCAGCTCTTCTTCGGTTGGCTTGGTGACAAATTGGGCCGCAAGAAGGTCTATGGTATTACCCTTGTTCTCATGGTGGTTTGCTCCGTTGCCTCAGGGCTCTCTTTTGGACACTCAGCAAACAGTGTCATGGCCACACTCTGTTTCTTCCGATTTTGGCTTGGCTTTGGTATCGGTGGTGACTACCCCCTTTCTGCTACAATCATGTCTGAATATGCCAACAAAAAGACTCGTGGGGCGTTTATAGCAGCGGTTTTTGCCATGCAAGGGTTTGGAATTTTGGGAGGTGGGATTGTTGCCTTGATAGTTTCAAGCGCATTCAAAAACAAATACGACCCTCCTGCATACAGAGTCGATGCAGCGGCCTCCCTTCCATCCCAATCTGACTATGTGTGGCGCATAATTCTCATGTTTGGAGCTCTTCCGGCTGCCCTCACATACTACTGGCGTATGAAAATGCCAGAGACAGCTCGTTACACTGCCCTGGTCGCTAAAAACGCAAAACAAGCCGCGGCAGACATGTCTAAGGTGCTTCAAGTGAATATTGAAGCTGAAGAGGAGAAAATCGACAGACTTGCAGTGGAGCCATCCAATTCCTTTGGCTTATTCTCCAAGGAATTCGCAAAACGCCATGGCCTTCACTTGCTTGGAACCACTACTACGTGGTTCTTGTTGGACATTGCCTTCTACAGCCAAAATCTTTTCCAAAAGGATATCTTCTCCAAGATTGGATGGATTCCATCGTCAGAAACTATGAGTGCGCTTGACGAGGTTTTCAAGATTGCAAGGGCGCAAACACTTATTGCACTGTTCAGCACGGTGCCTGGGTATTGGTTTACGGTGGCCTTCATCGATTATATGGGGCGGTTTGCAATCCAATTGATGGGATTCTTCTTCATGACTGTCTTCATGTTTGCCCTTGCCATACCTTACAATCACTGGATTCAAAAGTCAAACCGGATTGGCTTCGTCATAATCTACGCCTTGACCTTTTTCTTCGCCAACTTCGGTCCCAATTCCACCACTTTTATTGTGCCAGCGGAAATCTTCCCTGCAAGGCTAAGGTCTACCTGTCATGGAATATCAGCCGCAAGTGGGAAGGCAGGAGCTATAGTTGGGGCGTTTGGGTTCTTGTATGCCGCACAAAGCCAAGACCCGGCGAAAGTAGACGCTGGGTACCCTACTGGCATTGGTGTGAAGAATTCCCTTCTTGTGCTTGGCGGAATTAACTTCTTGGGAATGTTATTTACCTTGTTGGTACCTGAATCCAAAGGAAAATCGTTGGAGGAGTTGACCGGAGAGAACGAAGACGAAAGCGGGGATATTTCCGAGCAGACCGCTGGTGCTAGGACTGTTCCAGTGTGA